The following coding sequences are from one Paenibacillus sp. JDR-2 window:
- the yidD gene encoding membrane protein insertion efficiency factor YidD, whose protein sequence is MAHSRTAVRVMKAPVLFYRKVISPLTPPTCRYYPTCSAYALEALEKHGAVKGSWLAAKRIARCHPFHPGGYDPVPPVPGEQESDTGGTAAP, encoded by the coding sequence ATGGCTCACAGCCGAACAGCCGTAAGAGTGATGAAGGCGCCGGTTCTTTTCTACCGCAAAGTAATATCGCCGCTTACGCCGCCGACCTGCCGATATTATCCGACTTGTTCGGCATACGCACTTGAGGCTCTCGAGAAGCACGGCGCTGTAAAGGGCTCATGGCTAGCCGCTAAGCGGATCGCAAGATGCCATCCTTTCCATCCGGGGGGATATGATCCTGTTCCTCCCGTCCCGGGGGAGCAAGAGAGTGATACGGGCGGAACGGCTGCTCCTTGA
- the metG gene encoding methionine--tRNA ligase — protein MGNDKKTFYITTPIYYPSDKLHIGHAYTTVAGDAMARYKRLRGYDVWYLTGTDEHGQKIERNAKDKNKSPQQFVDDIVVGIKELWSKLEISNDDFIRTTEPRHKEAVEKIFAQLLKQDDIYKGEYEGWYCTPCESFFLERQLVNGNCPDCGRPVELVKEESYFFRMSKYADRLLKHYEENPDFIQPESRKNEMINNFIKPGLEDLAVSRTTFDWGIKVPGDPKHVIYVWIDALSNYITALGYGKEGSSDLYDRFWPADVHLVGKEIVRFHTIYWPIMLMALGLPLPKKVFAHGWLLMKDGKMSKSKGNVVDPVTLIDRYGLDAVRYYLLREVPFGSDGTFTPENFVDRINFDLANDLGNLLNRTVAMIDKYFDGEIPAYGGNVTAFDESLQVLAVETVRQVESSMETMEFSVALSAIWQFVSRTNKYIDETSPWALAKDEAKKGELASVMYHLAESLRIISILLQPYLTHAPRELWRQLGLEEGELTAWESTKRFGQLPGGTRVSKGAPVFPRLDAAEEVAYIAAAMGGGAAAKTEAAAPAADNSAQAAAPAVEAKEEIGIEDFGKVELRVAQVIAAEPVQKADKLLKLQLDLGYEQRQVVSGIAKFYTPEQMVGRKVICVTNLKPVKLRGELSQGMILAASHGDQLTLATVPDDMPNGAIVK, from the coding sequence ATGGGTAACGATAAAAAAACCTTTTATATTACGACACCGATCTATTATCCGAGCGACAAGCTTCACATCGGACATGCGTATACGACGGTAGCCGGCGATGCCATGGCACGCTACAAAAGACTTCGCGGGTACGATGTCTGGTACTTGACCGGTACGGACGAGCATGGGCAGAAGATTGAACGCAATGCGAAGGACAAAAACAAGTCGCCTCAGCAGTTTGTTGACGATATTGTCGTTGGCATTAAAGAGCTCTGGTCGAAACTTGAAATTTCGAACGATGATTTCATCCGTACAACGGAGCCGCGCCATAAGGAAGCGGTTGAGAAAATTTTCGCCCAATTGCTGAAGCAGGACGATATTTATAAAGGCGAATATGAAGGCTGGTACTGTACGCCATGCGAATCGTTCTTCCTAGAGCGCCAGCTGGTGAACGGCAACTGTCCGGACTGCGGACGCCCGGTAGAGCTGGTGAAGGAAGAGAGCTATTTCTTCCGGATGAGCAAATACGCGGATCGCCTTCTGAAGCATTACGAAGAGAACCCGGATTTCATTCAACCGGAATCGCGCAAGAACGAAATGATCAACAACTTCATTAAGCCGGGTCTTGAAGATCTCGCGGTATCCCGTACAACCTTCGACTGGGGTATCAAAGTCCCCGGAGATCCTAAGCATGTCATCTATGTATGGATTGATGCTTTGTCGAACTACATTACAGCTCTTGGTTATGGCAAAGAAGGCAGCAGCGATCTGTATGACCGTTTCTGGCCGGCTGACGTTCATCTGGTCGGCAAGGAAATCGTACGATTCCATACGATCTACTGGCCAATCATGCTGATGGCGCTTGGCCTGCCGCTGCCGAAGAAAGTGTTCGCGCACGGCTGGCTGTTGATGAAGGACGGCAAAATGTCGAAGTCGAAAGGGAACGTTGTTGACCCGGTAACCCTGATCGACCGTTACGGTCTGGATGCGGTTCGTTATTACCTGCTCCGCGAAGTACCTTTTGGTTCCGACGGCACCTTCACTCCGGAAAACTTTGTTGACCGGATCAACTTCGATCTGGCAAACGACCTTGGCAACCTGCTTAACCGCACGGTAGCGATGATCGATAAATATTTCGACGGCGAAATTCCGGCTTACGGCGGCAATGTAACGGCGTTTGACGAGTCTCTGCAAGTACTGGCGGTAGAAACCGTACGCCAGGTTGAATCGTCTATGGAAACGATGGAGTTCTCTGTTGCACTGTCGGCGATCTGGCAGTTTGTCAGCCGCACGAACAAATATATTGACGAGACTTCTCCTTGGGCGCTTGCGAAGGATGAAGCGAAGAAGGGCGAACTGGCTTCCGTTATGTATCATCTGGCGGAGTCGCTCCGCATTATTTCGATCCTGCTTCAGCCTTACCTGACGCATGCTCCCCGCGAGCTATGGCGCCAGCTTGGTCTGGAAGAAGGCGAATTGACTGCTTGGGAAAGCACAAAACGTTTTGGCCAGCTGCCAGGCGGCACGCGCGTAAGCAAGGGAGCACCTGTCTTCCCTCGTCTGGATGCAGCCGAAGAAGTGGCTTATATTGCGGCTGCGATGGGCGGAGGAGCTGCGGCTAAGACGGAAGCAGCTGCGCCGGCAGCAGACAATTCTGCGCAAGCCGCTGCACCCGCGGTAGAAGCGAAGGAAGAAATCGGCATCGAGGATTTCGGTAAGGTCGAGCTTCGAGTCGCTCAAGTTATCGCAGCCGAGCCGGTGCAAAAAGCCGACAAGCTGCTGAAGCTCCAGCTGGATCTTGGCTATGAGCAGCGCCAGGTTGTATCCGGCATCGCGAAGTTCTACACGCCGGAGCAGATGGTTGGCCGCAAAGTGATTTGCGTAACGAACCTGAAGCCGGTGAAGCTTCGCGGCGAACTGTCGCAAGGGATGATCCTGGCGGCTTCGCATGGCGATCAATTAACGCTTGCAACAGTGCCGGATGACATGCCAAACGGCGCAATCGTAAAGTAA
- a CDS encoding spore germination protein GerPE, which produces MEESYPIRVSQIGLVSVIDVSIGAIIQFGDRAEGSPKLNALAVQRAIDHTKAGSVYFESYPIFNRPLPQLIDPVADAGEDVRIKRVNRCPRINVGCISVVGVGSTSSLLAGNAMRTTAESRIKHIRQYEKTLIHIT; this is translated from the coding sequence ATGGAAGAATCCTATCCCATAAGAGTATCCCAGATCGGGCTGGTATCCGTTATTGACGTTTCGATCGGGGCGATTATCCAATTCGGTGACCGCGCCGAAGGTTCGCCTAAGCTGAATGCCCTTGCCGTTCAACGAGCGATTGATCATACGAAGGCAGGAAGCGTTTATTTCGAGTCCTACCCCATTTTCAACCGTCCGCTGCCACAGTTAATCGACCCGGTTGCGGACGCCGGAGAGGACGTACGTATCAAGAGGGTTAACCGCTGCCCTCGAATTAATGTAGGCTGCATAAGCGTGGTTGGCGTGGGCTCCACTTCAAGCCTGCTCGCGGGCAATGCGATGCGAACAACCGCAGAATCCAGGATCAAGCATATCAGGCAGTACGAGAAAACGCTGATTCATATCACATAG
- the glgA gene encoding glycogen synthase GlgA, translating to MNILMAASEATPLAKSGGLADVVGALPKALKQRGADVRIIMPKYEEIPDYYIQNFERIAEFYVNFGWRSQYCGLFRAEIDGVVFYLIDNEFYFGRRGLYGYNDDAERFVFYSVAVMEAVRYLDYTPEIVHCHDWQAGLIPFLLRTRYSNDPAWEGVKSVFTIHNLMYQGLFGIDLLKELLGAGDEMFTADKLEFHGAASCLKGGLVYADKLTTVSETYAREIQSWEHGEQLDGLLSSRSGDLAGIINGIDTELFDPMNDDALHTPYRSSISRKRKNKLSLQAELGLPESEETPLIGIISRLVESKGLDLITWKLDELMQEDVQLVVLGAGDWQYENAMNHLVARYPNKVAVWLGYNDRLARRIYAGSDIFLMPSRFEPCGLSQLLALRYRSIPVVRETGGLKDTVFSYNEETGEGNGFSFTHYNADDFMYTVRRALHFYRDDAVWRRIVDNAGKEDYSWSRSAKAYIALYDQLLASRKGTERWPVTL from the coding sequence GTGAATATATTAATGGCCGCTTCCGAAGCAACTCCGCTCGCCAAATCGGGCGGACTGGCTGACGTTGTAGGAGCTTTGCCGAAGGCGCTTAAGCAGCGTGGAGCCGATGTTCGTATTATTATGCCCAAGTATGAAGAGATCCCAGATTATTATATTCAGAATTTTGAGCGAATTGCAGAATTTTATGTAAATTTTGGTTGGAGAAGCCAATATTGCGGCTTGTTCCGGGCGGAAATCGACGGTGTGGTCTTCTATCTGATCGATAATGAATTCTATTTCGGACGCAGAGGTCTATACGGCTATAACGATGATGCCGAGCGTTTTGTCTTCTATTCCGTTGCGGTTATGGAGGCTGTGCGGTACTTGGATTACACTCCGGAAATCGTTCATTGCCACGATTGGCAGGCCGGACTTATTCCGTTTCTGCTCCGCACTCGCTACTCGAATGATCCAGCCTGGGAAGGCGTGAAGTCGGTATTCACGATCCACAACCTGATGTATCAAGGGTTGTTTGGCATTGACCTGCTGAAGGAGCTTCTGGGAGCGGGAGACGAGATGTTCACCGCTGACAAGTTAGAGTTCCACGGTGCCGCAAGCTGCCTGAAAGGGGGGCTTGTCTATGCGGACAAGCTGACAACGGTCAGTGAAACCTATGCCCGGGAAATCCAGAGCTGGGAGCACGGCGAACAGCTTGACGGACTGCTAAGCAGCCGCTCCGGCGATCTGGCAGGCATTATTAACGGGATTGATACCGAATTATTCGATCCGATGAACGATGATGCCCTACATACGCCTTACCGTTCCTCTATTTCCCGCAAACGGAAGAATAAGCTGAGCTTGCAGGCGGAGCTTGGTCTTCCCGAGTCGGAAGAAACCCCGCTGATCGGTATTATCAGCCGTCTGGTGGAGTCGAAGGGGTTGGACCTCATTACCTGGAAGCTTGACGAGCTTATGCAGGAGGATGTACAGCTTGTTGTTCTGGGAGCGGGAGATTGGCAATACGAGAATGCCATGAATCATCTGGTCGCCCGTTATCCGAATAAAGTCGCCGTATGGCTTGGTTATAACGACCGCCTGGCAAGAAGGATCTATGCAGGCTCGGATATTTTCCTCATGCCCTCCCGGTTTGAGCCTTGCGGCTTAAGCCAGCTGCTCGCTCTTCGTTACCGCTCAATTCCCGTAGTCCGGGAAACCGGCGGTCTAAAGGATACGGTCTTCTCCTATAATGAAGAGACCGGGGAAGGCAACGGCTTCAGCTTCACGCATTATAATGCGGACGATTTCATGTATACGGTGAGACGGGCGCTGCACTTCTACCGCGATGACGCTGTATGGCGCCGCATCGTAGATAATGCCGGTAAGGAAGATTACAGCTGGAGCCGCTCGGCAAAAGCTTATATAGCCTTGTATGATCAACTTCTTGCTTCTCGAAAGGGGACTGAAAGATGGCCCGTCACCTTGTAA
- a CDS encoding Hsp20/alpha crystallin family protein — MENKWDELERWLDGQRLPKGFDVMKEPDWVEKFVRKMMTQSLPSAANSILDQAEASEGISFFETHHELLVKFHLPREVSRENLRLYVRDDRLRIEGLPNQQKEIIKLPKLVKPTICQAIVKNYVLQVKLRKRPRAGTYYETDIRWLKGR, encoded by the coding sequence GTGGAGAACAAATGGGATGAGCTCGAGCGATGGCTGGACGGCCAGCGTCTGCCAAAAGGCTTCGATGTAATGAAGGAGCCGGATTGGGTGGAGAAATTTGTCCGGAAGATGATGACCCAATCACTTCCTTCGGCAGCAAATTCCATCTTGGATCAAGCGGAAGCGAGCGAGGGGATTTCCTTCTTTGAGACTCATCACGAATTACTTGTGAAGTTCCACCTTCCGCGTGAAGTAAGCCGGGAAAATCTTCGCTTGTACGTACGGGATGACCGATTACGGATTGAAGGACTTCCTAATCAGCAGAAGGAAATCATCAAGCTACCTAAGCTTGTTAAGCCGACCATCTGCCAGGCGATTGTGAAAAACTATGTTTTGCAAGTAAAGCTGCGCAAAAGACCCCGGGCCGGTACTTATTATGAAACGGATATACGATGGTTGAAAGGCCGCTGA
- a CDS encoding spore germination protein GerPC produces the protein MQQQPPGNGLSPWQAWSLELQTKLRAQQSQIYSLEQQLAVLSEQLKQLENKPTYNIEKLEYHFDQLKVEKLEGTLNIGMTPPGMPGGDGDIEQLAVQQHKPNVYPAAAPGITPPSEPYAGLRAEVDRFLSQHGNQRLIALETEYGVDLDPYHRRMVLEDIRKQLPSRIHFYMQLKPGETEAGAAGQGQNPQTEQEKKEMILSKTIRDADAAMQKYIQSLKSGNGS, from the coding sequence ATGCAGCAGCAGCCGCCCGGCAATGGGCTGTCTCCATGGCAAGCCTGGTCGCTTGAGCTTCAGACCAAATTAAGAGCGCAGCAGAGCCAGATTTATTCATTGGAGCAGCAACTCGCTGTTCTAAGCGAGCAGCTGAAGCAGCTGGAGAACAAGCCAACCTATAATATCGAGAAGCTGGAATATCACTTTGACCAATTAAAAGTAGAGAAGCTTGAAGGCACTTTGAATATCGGCATGACTCCGCCCGGGATGCCCGGCGGTGACGGGGATATCGAACAGCTTGCGGTTCAGCAGCATAAGCCAAACGTATACCCGGCAGCAGCCCCCGGTATAACCCCGCCGTCTGAGCCGTATGCGGGCTTACGGGCGGAAGTGGATCGTTTTTTGAGCCAACATGGTAATCAAAGGCTTATTGCACTCGAGACCGAATACGGGGTCGACCTTGATCCTTATCATCGCCGCATGGTTCTGGAGGATATCCGTAAGCAGCTTCCATCCCGTATTCATTTCTATATGCAGCTGAAGCCGGGTGAGACTGAGGCAGGGGCTGCCGGACAAGGACAGAATCCGCAAACCGAGCAGGAGAAAAAAGAAATGATTTTATCCAAAACAATCAGAGATGCGGATGCCGCCATGCAAAAATATATCCAGTCGCTAAAAAGCGGCAATGGCAGCTGA
- a CDS encoding metal ABC transporter solute-binding protein, Zn/Mn family: MRSLKHISVLLFVMTVLLSACGANSDKTLVEGKTNVVTSFYPLYYLASEIGGDNVNVVNLIPAGVEPHDWTPKSQDLTIASKAQLFLYNGAGLEGWTDDFLKGLPKNSGLITAEMSKGIALIHGNPEEEEDHDHGDHDHDLDVDPHTWVSPKSAMVMAANVKDSLIQADPSQKEAFEANYDALIGKLEALNEEFESKLAAAPHKSIVVSHQAFGYLARDYGLTQIAITGLSPDAEPRAQDLLKVAKFVKSEGIKYIYFEEMVSPDLAKTIASETHTKLLVLNPIEGLTPKQEKAGEDYLSLMEQNLQNLLTGLQK, translated from the coding sequence ATGCGTTCTTTAAAACATATTAGTGTGCTGCTGTTTGTTATGACCGTTTTGCTTTCCGCATGCGGCGCTAATTCGGATAAAACGCTTGTTGAAGGCAAGACCAACGTGGTTACGAGCTTTTATCCGCTCTATTATTTGGCTTCCGAGATTGGGGGCGACAACGTGAATGTCGTCAACCTTATTCCCGCTGGCGTAGAGCCTCATGATTGGACGCCTAAAAGCCAGGATTTGACCATCGCTTCCAAAGCGCAGCTGTTCCTGTATAACGGTGCCGGTCTAGAGGGCTGGACGGATGATTTCCTGAAAGGCCTGCCGAAGAACAGCGGTCTGATCACGGCCGAAATGAGTAAGGGAATTGCACTCATTCATGGAAATCCGGAAGAAGAGGAAGATCACGATCATGGCGATCATGATCACGATCTTGATGTCGATCCGCATACTTGGGTGAGTCCGAAGTCGGCTATGGTTATGGCGGCAAACGTGAAAGACAGCCTGATTCAGGCAGATCCTTCCCAAAAGGAAGCGTTCGAAGCGAATTATGATGCGCTTATAGGCAAGCTGGAAGCGCTGAACGAAGAGTTTGAGTCTAAATTAGCGGCAGCGCCGCATAAATCGATTGTAGTCTCCCATCAGGCTTTTGGTTATTTGGCCAGAGATTACGGACTGACGCAAATCGCGATTACAGGTCTGTCTCCCGATGCCGAGCCTCGCGCCCAGGATTTGCTCAAGGTTGCGAAGTTTGTGAAATCGGAAGGCATCAAATATATTTATTTCGAAGAGATGGTATCGCCGGATCTGGCAAAAACGATTGCAAGCGAAACGCATACCAAGCTGCTTGTGCTTAATCCGATCGAGGGCCTTACGCCGAAGCAGGAAAAGGCGGGAGAGGATTATCTTAGCCTAATGGAACAAAACCTGCAAAATTTATTGACCGGATTACAGAAATAA
- a CDS encoding Fur family transcriptional regulator gives MHTIDEIIQRMTGQGLRITDQRKSLAKLFAETPGYLAPKEVYEYMGKSYSGLSFDTVYRNLRVMEELGVIEQVIFEDGVKFKLHCRENDHHHHMICLQCGHTYPITFCPMEQTVVPDDFRVVKHKFEVFGYCKDCIQEESAAGAN, from the coding sequence TTGCATACCATAGATGAAATTATACAAAGAATGACCGGACAAGGACTTCGCATAACGGATCAGCGCAAATCGCTGGCCAAATTATTTGCGGAGACTCCGGGATACCTGGCACCTAAGGAAGTTTACGAATATATGGGCAAGTCCTACTCGGGCCTGAGCTTTGATACCGTATACCGCAATTTGCGCGTGATGGAGGAGCTTGGGGTTATCGAGCAGGTTATTTTTGAGGACGGCGTTAAATTCAAGCTTCATTGCAGGGAAAACGATCATCACCACCATATGATCTGCCTGCAATGCGGCCATACGTATCCGATTACGTTCTGTCCGATGGAGCAAACGGTCGTACCGGATGATTTCCGCGTAGTGAAGCATAAATTCGAAGTGTTCGGCTATTGCAAAGACTGCATTCAAGAAGAGTCGGCAGCCGGGGCAAACTGA
- a CDS encoding spore germination protein GerPB, which yields MNWTIYQTITIQQLRVNSVSNSSVLQVGSAGSIRSLSQMYNTGGFTEPAPQLGEESPLSLVPLPDPA from the coding sequence ATGAACTGGACTATTTATCAGACGATCACCATACAGCAGCTTCGAGTAAATAGCGTATCGAACAGCTCTGTCCTGCAAGTCGGAAGCGCGGGATCCATCCGGTCTTTATCCCAAATGTACAATACGGGAGGATTTACCGAACCCGCGCCGCAGCTCGGGGAAGAAAGCCCGCTATCGCTGGTCCCGCTTCCGGATCCCGCTTAA
- a CDS encoding spore germination protein, whose translation MPSIVGFVKVVSVGSSAVVQFGDAVQVSPSSQTKTYAGSGSFLTGSLANSNNAVSATNTLDPDVQDNSQNNLETVV comes from the coding sequence ATGCCTTCTATCGTTGGATTTGTAAAAGTCGTTAGCGTCGGCTCCAGTGCCGTCGTTCAATTCGGGGACGCGGTTCAAGTGTCGCCTTCCAGCCAAACGAAAACCTACGCTGGCTCCGGCTCGTTCCTGACAGGAAGCCTGGCAAATTCAAACAATGCGGTCAGCGCGACCAATACGCTTGATCCGGACGTTCAAGATAACTCCCAGAACAATCTGGAAACCGTGGTGTAA
- a CDS encoding glycoside hydrolase family 15 protein — protein MARHLVIGNGKLLLNLDQHCFIRDIYFPYVGQLNHVGGHYCRFGIWIGGAFSWLDEKEWTFELNYIEDSLVTNIIARHEGLGVELQMNDGIHQRECIYIKRVVVRNRRNESREARLFFHQDLMIEGSEVGDTAAYYPENNTMFHYKRSNYFMFSGCTDEGGIMQYSTGIKRFHSAEGTWRDAEDGVLMGNTIAQGSVDSTIGLRTTVPGNGEKTLYYWMSVGKNLEEVKTLHKYVKDNHPEKLLSRIVIYWKHWLQRSESDLGDLPKEVTRMFKHSLLLVRTQVDERGAILAANDTDILQYNRDHYSYMWPRDGALIAEAMSLAGYQSVISPFFYFCANALSPEGYLYHKYNPDGTVGSSWHPYIVKGSQRIPIQEDETALVLFALWQDYSRNQVIELPQSLYSNLIRKAASFLSEYIEPELSLPKPSYDLWEERYGIWTYTAASVYAGLMAGAFFTELFGDYERSDHYRNMAHTVKTGILTHLWDEESGRFARGLVQRDNRWVKDMTLESSIFGLWEFGVLSVHDERVQKTMNAIKEGLRVRTHIGGIARYTNDYYFQQSGEIDQVPGNPWIICTLWVANYEIESALTLADLEGPLRTLEWVVDHALSSGLLPEQLNPFDGSPLSVAPLTWSHATFVQSVSKYAAKYKELQGAKP, from the coding sequence ATGGCCCGTCACCTTGTAATCGGCAATGGTAAGCTGCTGCTCAATTTGGATCAACATTGTTTTATTCGGGATATTTATTTTCCGTATGTCGGACAGCTAAACCATGTGGGCGGTCACTATTGCCGGTTCGGGATCTGGATCGGAGGCGCATTTTCTTGGCTGGATGAGAAGGAATGGACATTCGAGCTGAACTATATCGAGGATTCCCTCGTGACGAACATCATTGCGAGGCATGAGGGATTAGGCGTAGAGCTGCAAATGAATGATGGTATTCATCAGCGCGAATGCATCTATATTAAACGGGTTGTTGTGCGCAATAGGAGGAACGAAAGCCGGGAAGCCCGGCTTTTCTTCCATCAGGATTTGATGATTGAAGGATCGGAAGTTGGAGATACGGCTGCCTATTATCCGGAAAATAATACGATGTTCCACTATAAGCGCTCGAATTACTTCATGTTCAGCGGCTGTACGGATGAAGGCGGCATTATGCAGTATTCTACCGGTATTAAAAGGTTTCACTCCGCAGAGGGAACCTGGCGCGACGCGGAAGACGGCGTGCTGATGGGCAATACGATTGCCCAAGGCTCGGTTGACAGTACGATTGGGCTGCGTACAACGGTGCCGGGCAATGGCGAGAAGACGCTGTATTACTGGATGTCCGTTGGCAAAAATCTCGAGGAAGTCAAAACCCTTCATAAATACGTGAAGGATAATCATCCCGAGAAGCTGCTCAGCCGGATCGTCATTTACTGGAAGCATTGGCTGCAGCGTTCCGAGTCCGATCTAGGGGATTTGCCCAAAGAGGTCACCCGGATGTTCAAGCATAGTCTGCTGCTTGTCCGGACGCAGGTCGATGAGCGAGGCGCTATTTTGGCTGCGAATGATACGGATATTCTGCAGTACAACCGGGATCATTACAGCTATATGTGGCCGCGTGACGGCGCGCTAATCGCCGAGGCGATGTCGCTGGCTGGCTATCAGAGCGTCATTTCGCCGTTTTTCTATTTCTGCGCGAATGCATTGTCACCGGAAGGTTATCTGTATCATAAGTACAATCCGGACGGAACGGTAGGCTCCAGCTGGCATCCTTATATTGTAAAAGGGAGCCAGAGAATTCCGATCCAGGAAGACGAGACCGCGCTTGTCCTGTTTGCGTTGTGGCAGGACTACTCGCGGAATCAGGTTATCGAGCTGCCTCAATCGCTATACAGCAACTTAATCCGGAAGGCCGCTTCCTTCCTCAGCGAATATATCGAGCCGGAGCTGTCGCTTCCGAAGCCAAGTTATGATCTGTGGGAAGAACGGTACGGCATCTGGACGTATACGGCTGCTTCCGTCTATGCCGGTCTAATGGCAGGCGCCTTCTTCACCGAGCTGTTCGGGGATTATGAGCGGAGTGACCATTACCGTAATATGGCCCATACGGTCAAGACCGGGATTTTGACCCATCTCTGGGATGAAGAATCCGGACGTTTCGCCCGCGGTCTTGTACAACGGGATAACCGGTGGGTGAAGGATATGACACTGGAGAGCAGTATTTTCGGATTATGGGAGTTTGGCGTCTTGTCCGTTCATGATGAACGCGTGCAAAAGACGATGAATGCCATAAAAGAAGGTCTCCGCGTACGGACTCATATTGGCGGTATCGCCAGATACACCAATGATTATTACTTCCAGCAATCCGGAGAAATCGACCAGGTTCCGGGCAATCCGTGGATCATATGCACGCTGTGGGTTGCTAATTACGAGATTGAATCCGCGCTCACGCTGGCAGACCTGGAAGGTCCGCTGAGGACGCTGGAATGGGTTGTCGATCACGCCTTGTCGAGCGGGCTGCTGCCGGAGCAGCTTAACCCTTTCGACGGATCGCCACTGTCCGTGGCACCGCTCACCTGGTCGCATGCAACCTTTGTTCAAAGCGTAAGCAAATACGCCGCGAAGTACAAAGAGCTCCAGGGCGCAAAGCCGTAA